A genome region from Rissa tridactyla isolate bRisTri1 chromosome 18, bRisTri1.patW.cur.20221130, whole genome shotgun sequence includes the following:
- the AGO4 gene encoding protein argonaute-4 isoform X1 yields the protein MEALGPGPPASLFQPPRRPGLGTVGKPIRLLANHFQVQIPKIDVYHYDVDIKPEKRPRRVNREVVDTMVRHFKMQIFGDRQPGYDGKRNMYTAHPLPIGRDRVDMEVTLPGEGKDQTFKVSIQWVSVVSLQLLLEALAGHLNEVPEDSVQALDVITRHLPSMRYTPVGRSFFSPPEGYYHPLGGGREVWFGFHQSVRPAMWNMMLNIDVSATAFYRAQPIIEFMCEVLDIQNINEQTKPLTDSQRVKFTKEIRGLKVEVTHCGQMKRKYRVCNVTRRPASHQTFPLQLENGQAMECTVAQYFKQKYSLQLKYPHLPCLQVGQEQKHTYLPLEVCNIVAGQRCIKKLTDNQTSTMIKATARSAPDRQEEISRLVKSNSMVGGPDPYLKEFGIVVHNEMTELTGRVLPAPMLQYGGRNKTVATPNQGVWDMRGKQFYAGIEIKVWAVACFAPQKQCREDLLKSFTDQLRKISKDAGMPIQGQPCFCKYAQGADSVEPMFKHLKLTYVGLQLIVVILPGKTPVYAEVKRVGDTLLGMATQCVQVKNVVKTSPQTLSNLCLKINAKLGGINNVLVPHQRPSVFQQPVIFLGADVTHPPAGDGKKPSIAAVVGSMDGHPSRYCATVRVQTSRQETSQELLYSQEVIQDLTNMVRELLIQFYKSTRFKPTRIIYYRGGVSEGQMKQVAWPELIAIRKACISLEEDYRPGITYIVVQKRHHTRLFCADKTERVGKSGNVPAGTTVDSTITHPSEFDFYLCSHAGIQGTSRPSHYQVLWDDNCFTADELQLLTYQLCHTYVRCTRSVSIPAPAYYARLVAFRARYHLVDKDHDSAEGSHVSGQSNGRDPQALAKAVQIHHDTQHTMYFA from the exons GGCCCCCAGCAAGCCTTTTCCAGCCGCCCCGTCGGCCAGGCCTGGGAACTGTTGGGAAACCCATCCGCCTCCTGGCCAATCACTTTCAGGTTCAGATCCCCAAGATTGATGTTTATCACTATGATGTAGATATCAAACCAGAAAAACGCCCCCGAAGAGTGAACAG AGAGGTGGTGGACACTATGGTGAGACACTTTAAGATGCAGATATTTGGGGATCGGCAGCCTGGGTACGATGGGAAACGCAACATGTATACTGCACACCCGTTACCTATTGGCCGGGATAGA GTGGACATGGAGGTGACACTtccaggagaggggaaggaccaGACATTCAAAGTGTCCATTCAGTGGGTGTCAGTCGTCAGCCTTCAGTTGCTGCTGGAAGCTCTGGCTGGGCACTTGAATGAAGTACCTGAAGATTCTGTACAGGCGCTTGACGTAATCACACGGCACCTTCCCTCCATGAG gtacacTCCTGTGGGTcgctcctttttctcccctcctgaaGGTTATTACCACCCCCTGGGAGGCGGCAGGGAGGTCTGGTTCGGTTTCCACCAGTCGGTCAGGCCTGCCATGTGGAACATGATGCTCAACATTGATG TGTCAGCAACTGCTTTCTATCGTGCCCAGCCTATCATTGAGTTCATGTGCGAGGTCTTGGACATTCAGAACATCAACGAGCAAACCAAGCCTCTTACGGACTCCCAGCGTGTCAAATTTACCAAAGAAATCAGAG GTCTAAAAGTAGAGGTTACCCATTGTGgccagatgaagagaaaatatcGAGTTTGCAACGTTACTCGGCGACCAGCCAGTCATCAGAC GTTTCCTCTGCAGCTGGAAAATGGGCAGGCTATGGAGTGTACAGTAGCTCAGTATTTTAAACAGAAGTACAGTCTGCAGCTAAAATATCCTCACCTTCCCTGTCTCCAAGTAGGACAGGAACAGAAACACACATACTTACCGCTTGAG GTGTGTAACATCGTGGCAGGCCAGAGATGTATCAAGAAGCTCACGGACAATCAGACCTCGACGATGATAAAAGCAACTGCAAGATCTGCACCGGATCGACAGGAAGAAATCAGCAGACTA GTGAAAAGTAACAGTATGGTTGGTGGACCTGACCCATATCTGAAGGAGTTTGGAATTGTTGTCCATAATGAGATGACGGAGTTGACAGGCAGAGTTCTGCCAGCACCAATGCTGCAATATGGAGGCAGG AACAAGACTGTGGCCACACCAAACCAAGGTGTGTGGGACATGAGAGGGAAACAGTTCTATGCTGGCATTGAGATTAAAGTTTGGGCTGTTGCCTGTTTTGCTCCTCAAAAACAATGCAGGGAAGACTTACTAAA GAGTTTTACTGACCAGCTGCGCAAGATCTCAAAGGATGCAGGGATGCCCATCCAAGGCCAGCCCTGCTTCTGCAAGTACGCCCAGGGCGCAGACAGCGTGGAGCCCATGTTTAAACACTTAAAACTGACTTACGTTGGTCTGCAGCTGATTGTGGTGATTCTACCCGGAAAGACGCCCGTGTACG CTGAAGTGAAGCGGGTTGGTGACACTCTCCTAGGAATGGCCACTCAGTGCGTTCAGGTAAAGAATGTGGTAAAAACCTCACCACAAACGCTGTCCAACCTGTGTCTGAAGATAAATGCAAAGCTTGGAGGAATCAACAATGTGCTTGTACCTCATCAAAG GCCCTCAGTGTTCCAGCAGCCAGTGATCTTTTTGGGAGCAGATGTCACTCACCCTCCTGCTGGGGATGGGAAGAAGCCGTCCATCGCTGCCGTGGTGGGCAGCATGGATGGGCACCCGAGCCGGTACTGCGCAACGGTGCGCGTCCAGACCTCCCGCCAAGAGACCTCCCAGGAGCTGCTCTACAGTCAGGAGGTGATCCAGGACCTGACTAACATGGTGCGAGAATTATTGATCCAGTTTTACAAATCCACTCGTTTCAAGCCCACAAGGATCATTTACTACAGAGGGGGAGTATCAGAAGGGCAGATGAAGCAG GTAGCTTGGCCTGAACTGATAGCAATCCGGAAGGCCTGTATTAGTTTGGAAGAAGATTATAGACCAGGAATAACCTACATTGTTGTGCAGAAAAGGCATCACACCAGACTATTCTGTGCTGACAAAACTGAAAGG GTGGGTAAGAGCGGCAACGTACCAGCAGGCACGACTGTGGACAGCACGATCACGCATCCTTCTGAATTTGACTTTTACCTCTGTAGCCATGCGGGAATTCAG GGAACCAGCCGGCCCTCCCACTACCAGGTCTTGTGGGATGACAACTGTTTTACTGCAGACGAACTCCAGCTGTTGACGTACCAGCTGTGTCACACGTATGTCCGGTGTACGCGATCGGTCTCTATTCCAGCTCCTGCATACTATGCCAGGCTGGTCGCGTTTAGGGCCAGGTACCATCTTGTGGACAAGGATCACGACAG TGCCGAAGGCAGCCACGTGTCAGGACAGAGCAACGGCCGTGATCCGCAGGCTCTGGCAAAGGCAGTGCAGATCCACCACGATACTCAGCATACCATGTATTTTGCTTGA
- the AGO4 gene encoding protein argonaute-4 isoform X3 — translation MVRHFKMQIFGDRQPGYDGKRNMYTAHPLPIGRDRVDMEVTLPGEGKDQTFKVSIQWVSVVSLQLLLEALAGHLNEVPEDSVQALDVITRHLPSMRYTPVGRSFFSPPEGYYHPLGGGREVWFGFHQSVRPAMWNMMLNIDVSATAFYRAQPIIEFMCEVLDIQNINEQTKPLTDSQRVKFTKEIRGLKVEVTHCGQMKRKYRVCNVTRRPASHQTFPLQLENGQAMECTVAQYFKQKYSLQLKYPHLPCLQVGQEQKHTYLPLEVCNIVAGQRCIKKLTDNQTSTMIKATARSAPDRQEEISRLVKSNSMVGGPDPYLKEFGIVVHNEMTELTGRVLPAPMLQYGGRNKTVATPNQGVWDMRGKQFYAGIEIKVWAVACFAPQKQCREDLLKSFTDQLRKISKDAGMPIQGQPCFCKYAQGADSVEPMFKHLKLTYVGLQLIVVILPGKTPVYAEVKRVGDTLLGMATQCVQVKNVVKTSPQTLSNLCLKINAKLGGINNVLVPHQRPSVFQQPVIFLGADVTHPPAGDGKKPSIAAVVGSMDGHPSRYCATVRVQTSRQETSQELLYSQEVIQDLTNMVRELLIQFYKSTRFKPTRIIYYRGGVSEGQMKQVAWPELIAIRKACISLEEDYRPGITYIVVQKRHHTRLFCADKTERVGKSGNVPAGTTVDSTITHPSEFDFYLCSHAGIQGTSRPSHYQVLWDDNCFTADELQLLTYQLCHTYVRCTRSVSIPAPAYYARLVAFRARYHLVDKDHDSAEGSHVSGQSNGRDPQALAKAVQIHHDTQHTMYFA, via the exons ATGGTGAGACACTTTAAGATGCAGATATTTGGGGATCGGCAGCCTGGGTACGATGGGAAACGCAACATGTATACTGCACACCCGTTACCTATTGGCCGGGATAGA GTGGACATGGAGGTGACACTtccaggagaggggaaggaccaGACATTCAAAGTGTCCATTCAGTGGGTGTCAGTCGTCAGCCTTCAGTTGCTGCTGGAAGCTCTGGCTGGGCACTTGAATGAAGTACCTGAAGATTCTGTACAGGCGCTTGACGTAATCACACGGCACCTTCCCTCCATGAG gtacacTCCTGTGGGTcgctcctttttctcccctcctgaaGGTTATTACCACCCCCTGGGAGGCGGCAGGGAGGTCTGGTTCGGTTTCCACCAGTCGGTCAGGCCTGCCATGTGGAACATGATGCTCAACATTGATG TGTCAGCAACTGCTTTCTATCGTGCCCAGCCTATCATTGAGTTCATGTGCGAGGTCTTGGACATTCAGAACATCAACGAGCAAACCAAGCCTCTTACGGACTCCCAGCGTGTCAAATTTACCAAAGAAATCAGAG GTCTAAAAGTAGAGGTTACCCATTGTGgccagatgaagagaaaatatcGAGTTTGCAACGTTACTCGGCGACCAGCCAGTCATCAGAC GTTTCCTCTGCAGCTGGAAAATGGGCAGGCTATGGAGTGTACAGTAGCTCAGTATTTTAAACAGAAGTACAGTCTGCAGCTAAAATATCCTCACCTTCCCTGTCTCCAAGTAGGACAGGAACAGAAACACACATACTTACCGCTTGAG GTGTGTAACATCGTGGCAGGCCAGAGATGTATCAAGAAGCTCACGGACAATCAGACCTCGACGATGATAAAAGCAACTGCAAGATCTGCACCGGATCGACAGGAAGAAATCAGCAGACTA GTGAAAAGTAACAGTATGGTTGGTGGACCTGACCCATATCTGAAGGAGTTTGGAATTGTTGTCCATAATGAGATGACGGAGTTGACAGGCAGAGTTCTGCCAGCACCAATGCTGCAATATGGAGGCAGG AACAAGACTGTGGCCACACCAAACCAAGGTGTGTGGGACATGAGAGGGAAACAGTTCTATGCTGGCATTGAGATTAAAGTTTGGGCTGTTGCCTGTTTTGCTCCTCAAAAACAATGCAGGGAAGACTTACTAAA GAGTTTTACTGACCAGCTGCGCAAGATCTCAAAGGATGCAGGGATGCCCATCCAAGGCCAGCCCTGCTTCTGCAAGTACGCCCAGGGCGCAGACAGCGTGGAGCCCATGTTTAAACACTTAAAACTGACTTACGTTGGTCTGCAGCTGATTGTGGTGATTCTACCCGGAAAGACGCCCGTGTACG CTGAAGTGAAGCGGGTTGGTGACACTCTCCTAGGAATGGCCACTCAGTGCGTTCAGGTAAAGAATGTGGTAAAAACCTCACCACAAACGCTGTCCAACCTGTGTCTGAAGATAAATGCAAAGCTTGGAGGAATCAACAATGTGCTTGTACCTCATCAAAG GCCCTCAGTGTTCCAGCAGCCAGTGATCTTTTTGGGAGCAGATGTCACTCACCCTCCTGCTGGGGATGGGAAGAAGCCGTCCATCGCTGCCGTGGTGGGCAGCATGGATGGGCACCCGAGCCGGTACTGCGCAACGGTGCGCGTCCAGACCTCCCGCCAAGAGACCTCCCAGGAGCTGCTCTACAGTCAGGAGGTGATCCAGGACCTGACTAACATGGTGCGAGAATTATTGATCCAGTTTTACAAATCCACTCGTTTCAAGCCCACAAGGATCATTTACTACAGAGGGGGAGTATCAGAAGGGCAGATGAAGCAG GTAGCTTGGCCTGAACTGATAGCAATCCGGAAGGCCTGTATTAGTTTGGAAGAAGATTATAGACCAGGAATAACCTACATTGTTGTGCAGAAAAGGCATCACACCAGACTATTCTGTGCTGACAAAACTGAAAGG GTGGGTAAGAGCGGCAACGTACCAGCAGGCACGACTGTGGACAGCACGATCACGCATCCTTCTGAATTTGACTTTTACCTCTGTAGCCATGCGGGAATTCAG GGAACCAGCCGGCCCTCCCACTACCAGGTCTTGTGGGATGACAACTGTTTTACTGCAGACGAACTCCAGCTGTTGACGTACCAGCTGTGTCACACGTATGTCCGGTGTACGCGATCGGTCTCTATTCCAGCTCCTGCATACTATGCCAGGCTGGTCGCGTTTAGGGCCAGGTACCATCTTGTGGACAAGGATCACGACAG TGCCGAAGGCAGCCACGTGTCAGGACAGAGCAACGGCCGTGATCCGCAGGCTCTGGCAAAGGCAGTGCAGATCCACCACGATACTCAGCATACCATGTATTTTGCTTGA
- the AGO4 gene encoding protein argonaute-4 isoform X2 has translation MEALGPGPPASLFQPPRRPGLGTVGKPIRLLANHFQVQIPKIDVYHYDVDIKPEKRPRRVNREVVDTMVRHFKMQIFGDRQPGYDGKRNMYTAHPLPIGRDRVDMEVTLPGEGKDQTFKVSIQWVSVVSLQLLLEALAGHLNEVPEDSVQALDVITRHLPSMRYTPVGRSFFSPPEGYYHPLGGGREVWFGFHQSVRPAMWNMMLNIDVSATAFYRAQPIIEFMCEVLDIQNINEQTKPLTDSQRVKFTKEIRGLKVEVTHCGQMKRKYRVCNVTRRPASHQTFPLQLENGQAMECTVAQYFKQKYSLQLKYPHLPCLQVGQEQKHTYLPLEVCNIVAGQRCIKKLTDNQTSTMIKATARSAPDRQEEISRLVKSNSMVGGPDPYLKEFGIVVHNEMTELTGRVLPAPMLQYGGRNKTVATPNQGVWDMRGKQFYAGIEIKVWAVACFAPQKQCREDLLKSFTDQLRKISKDAGMPIQGQPCFCKYAQGADSVEPMFKHLKLTYVGLQLIVVILPGKTPVYAEVKRVGDTLLGMATQCVQVKNVVKTSPQTLSNLCLKINAKLGGINNVLVPHQRPSVFQQPVIFLGADVTHPPAGDGKKPSIAAVVGSMDGHPSRYCATVRVQTSRQETSQELLYSQEVIQDLTNMVRELLIQFYKSTRFKPTRIIYYRGGVSEGQMKQVAWPELIAIRKACISLEEDYRPGITYIVVQKRHHTRLFCADKTERVGKSGNVPAGTTVDSTITHPSEFDFYLCSHAGIQGTSRPSHYQVLWDDNCFTADELQLLTYQLCHTYVRCTRSVSIPAPAYYARLVAFRARYHLVDKDHDR, from the exons GGCCCCCAGCAAGCCTTTTCCAGCCGCCCCGTCGGCCAGGCCTGGGAACTGTTGGGAAACCCATCCGCCTCCTGGCCAATCACTTTCAGGTTCAGATCCCCAAGATTGATGTTTATCACTATGATGTAGATATCAAACCAGAAAAACGCCCCCGAAGAGTGAACAG AGAGGTGGTGGACACTATGGTGAGACACTTTAAGATGCAGATATTTGGGGATCGGCAGCCTGGGTACGATGGGAAACGCAACATGTATACTGCACACCCGTTACCTATTGGCCGGGATAGA GTGGACATGGAGGTGACACTtccaggagaggggaaggaccaGACATTCAAAGTGTCCATTCAGTGGGTGTCAGTCGTCAGCCTTCAGTTGCTGCTGGAAGCTCTGGCTGGGCACTTGAATGAAGTACCTGAAGATTCTGTACAGGCGCTTGACGTAATCACACGGCACCTTCCCTCCATGAG gtacacTCCTGTGGGTcgctcctttttctcccctcctgaaGGTTATTACCACCCCCTGGGAGGCGGCAGGGAGGTCTGGTTCGGTTTCCACCAGTCGGTCAGGCCTGCCATGTGGAACATGATGCTCAACATTGATG TGTCAGCAACTGCTTTCTATCGTGCCCAGCCTATCATTGAGTTCATGTGCGAGGTCTTGGACATTCAGAACATCAACGAGCAAACCAAGCCTCTTACGGACTCCCAGCGTGTCAAATTTACCAAAGAAATCAGAG GTCTAAAAGTAGAGGTTACCCATTGTGgccagatgaagagaaaatatcGAGTTTGCAACGTTACTCGGCGACCAGCCAGTCATCAGAC GTTTCCTCTGCAGCTGGAAAATGGGCAGGCTATGGAGTGTACAGTAGCTCAGTATTTTAAACAGAAGTACAGTCTGCAGCTAAAATATCCTCACCTTCCCTGTCTCCAAGTAGGACAGGAACAGAAACACACATACTTACCGCTTGAG GTGTGTAACATCGTGGCAGGCCAGAGATGTATCAAGAAGCTCACGGACAATCAGACCTCGACGATGATAAAAGCAACTGCAAGATCTGCACCGGATCGACAGGAAGAAATCAGCAGACTA GTGAAAAGTAACAGTATGGTTGGTGGACCTGACCCATATCTGAAGGAGTTTGGAATTGTTGTCCATAATGAGATGACGGAGTTGACAGGCAGAGTTCTGCCAGCACCAATGCTGCAATATGGAGGCAGG AACAAGACTGTGGCCACACCAAACCAAGGTGTGTGGGACATGAGAGGGAAACAGTTCTATGCTGGCATTGAGATTAAAGTTTGGGCTGTTGCCTGTTTTGCTCCTCAAAAACAATGCAGGGAAGACTTACTAAA GAGTTTTACTGACCAGCTGCGCAAGATCTCAAAGGATGCAGGGATGCCCATCCAAGGCCAGCCCTGCTTCTGCAAGTACGCCCAGGGCGCAGACAGCGTGGAGCCCATGTTTAAACACTTAAAACTGACTTACGTTGGTCTGCAGCTGATTGTGGTGATTCTACCCGGAAAGACGCCCGTGTACG CTGAAGTGAAGCGGGTTGGTGACACTCTCCTAGGAATGGCCACTCAGTGCGTTCAGGTAAAGAATGTGGTAAAAACCTCACCACAAACGCTGTCCAACCTGTGTCTGAAGATAAATGCAAAGCTTGGAGGAATCAACAATGTGCTTGTACCTCATCAAAG GCCCTCAGTGTTCCAGCAGCCAGTGATCTTTTTGGGAGCAGATGTCACTCACCCTCCTGCTGGGGATGGGAAGAAGCCGTCCATCGCTGCCGTGGTGGGCAGCATGGATGGGCACCCGAGCCGGTACTGCGCAACGGTGCGCGTCCAGACCTCCCGCCAAGAGACCTCCCAGGAGCTGCTCTACAGTCAGGAGGTGATCCAGGACCTGACTAACATGGTGCGAGAATTATTGATCCAGTTTTACAAATCCACTCGTTTCAAGCCCACAAGGATCATTTACTACAGAGGGGGAGTATCAGAAGGGCAGATGAAGCAG GTAGCTTGGCCTGAACTGATAGCAATCCGGAAGGCCTGTATTAGTTTGGAAGAAGATTATAGACCAGGAATAACCTACATTGTTGTGCAGAAAAGGCATCACACCAGACTATTCTGTGCTGACAAAACTGAAAGG GTGGGTAAGAGCGGCAACGTACCAGCAGGCACGACTGTGGACAGCACGATCACGCATCCTTCTGAATTTGACTTTTACCTCTGTAGCCATGCGGGAATTCAG GGAACCAGCCGGCCCTCCCACTACCAGGTCTTGTGGGATGACAACTGTTTTACTGCAGACGAACTCCAGCTGTTGACGTACCAGCTGTGTCACACGTATGTCCGGTGTACGCGATCGGTCTCTATTCCAGCTCCTGCATACTATGCCAGGCTGGTCGCGTTTAGGGCCAGGTACCATCTTGTGGACAAGGATCACGACAGGTAA